Proteins from one Thermobifida alba genomic window:
- a CDS encoding acetylxylan esterase yields the protein MHVDLPLDSLLEYRAATGAPADFDEFWESSLAEARTRPLGLRVAKVDTPVRTLDVHDVVFNGYGGHPVRAWLKTPRGADGPLPAVVEFPGYGNGRGDVLEGLEWASAGFAHLSIDARGQGAAGSRAGATPDPVGSAAAFPGFMTRGIEDPAAYYYRRLVVDAVRAVEAARTFDAVDPARVAVVGGSQGGGLALAAAGLVDGLAGVVACVPFLCHIDRAVTVTDAHPYAEIPRYLAVHRTRAGAVLRTLSYIDGVHFAARAGAPALFTVGLMDPVCPPSTVFAAHNAYAGPKDMLVWPYNAHEGGGVEDLRASLAFLAPLLDGKPVTARGTVTVHDGTDGQSRERGRL from the coding sequence ATGCACGTCGACCTCCCACTGGACAGCCTCCTGGAGTACCGGGCGGCGACCGGCGCCCCCGCGGACTTCGACGAGTTCTGGGAGTCCTCGCTAGCCGAGGCCCGCACCCGTCCCCTGGGCCTGCGCGTGGCGAAGGTGGACACCCCGGTGCGCACCCTCGACGTCCACGACGTCGTCTTCAACGGCTACGGCGGCCACCCGGTCCGGGCGTGGCTGAAGACCCCGCGGGGAGCCGACGGCCCGCTGCCCGCGGTCGTGGAGTTCCCCGGCTACGGCAACGGCCGCGGCGACGTGCTGGAGGGCCTGGAGTGGGCGAGCGCCGGGTTCGCGCACCTGAGCATCGACGCCCGCGGGCAGGGCGCGGCCGGCAGCCGGGCCGGGGCCACCCCCGACCCGGTGGGCAGCGCCGCGGCGTTCCCCGGCTTCATGACCCGCGGCATCGAGGACCCCGCAGCCTACTACTACCGGCGCCTCGTCGTCGACGCGGTGCGGGCGGTGGAGGCCGCGCGGACGTTCGACGCCGTCGACCCGGCGCGCGTGGCGGTCGTCGGCGGCTCCCAGGGCGGCGGGCTGGCGCTGGCCGCCGCCGGGCTCGTCGACGGCCTGGCCGGGGTGGTCGCCTGCGTGCCGTTCCTCTGCCACATCGACCGCGCCGTCACCGTCACCGACGCCCACCCCTACGCGGAGATCCCCCGGTACCTCGCGGTGCACCGGACCAGGGCCGGTGCGGTGCTGCGGACGCTGTCCTACATCGACGGCGTGCACTTCGCGGCCCGGGCCGGCGCGCCCGCGCTGTTCACCGTCGGGCTCATGGACCCGGTCTGCCCTCCGTCGACGGTGTTCGCCGCCCACAACGCCTACGCGGGACCGAAGGACATGCTGGTGTGGCCCTACAACGCCCACGAGGGCGGCGGCGTGGAGGACCTGCGCGCCTCCCTGGCCTTCCTCGCGCCGCTGCTCGACGGCAAACCGGTGACGGCGCGCGGCACGGTCACCGTCCACGACGGGACGGACGGGCAGTCCCGAGAACGCGGTCGCCTCTGA
- a CDS encoding ABC transporter substrate-binding protein, translated as MRLRSVLAAACAITLAAAGCANEAAPAEETATLRYAAVGSPAATTHDPHGRVANEADYLRFAMLYDVLTVPDEHGEIQPRLAESWEPVDGDLTRWRIDLRDDAVFSDGSPVTAADVLFSLRRIQGKGAENNGRLSMFDLDASTVTGEHGLELATVQPYAEVGAALAALTFVVPEGSDDLTEPAVGSGPFVLGDGDDTTAVLERNDDWWGPEPRVDRLEIIAMADPAARAAAVASGQADVAGSVSPAAAGEHGGTGGLQVVHRPAAVNYPLVMDLGSEPFDDPGVREAVKLAVDREQLVETVFLGHGQVGADIVSPADPSAPDAAPVDRDVERARELLADAGHGDGLSLTLHTTNSYPGMEEAAVLVAEQLQEAGVDVQVEVVPPDTYWAEVWNVEPFYLNSLGGSGFVDFARMALVSDGPINETGWNDEEWDADFAEALATADADERRDRLAGLQQRLADEGGYVVWGTGDGLDLATEAVSGLPTGPGFHRLFIDQAGVGG; from the coding sequence ATGAGACTGCGATCCGTTCTCGCCGCGGCGTGCGCCATCACCCTGGCCGCGGCCGGATGCGCGAACGAGGCCGCCCCCGCCGAGGAGACGGCGACCCTGCGCTACGCGGCGGTCGGCTCCCCGGCGGCCACGACCCACGACCCGCACGGCAGGGTCGCCAACGAAGCCGACTACCTGCGCTTCGCCATGCTCTACGACGTGCTCACCGTCCCCGACGAGCACGGGGAGATCCAGCCCCGGCTCGCCGAGTCCTGGGAGCCGGTCGACGGCGACCTCACCCGCTGGCGGATCGACCTGCGCGACGACGCGGTCTTCTCCGACGGCAGCCCCGTCACCGCCGCCGACGTGCTGTTCTCCCTGCGCCGCATCCAGGGCAAGGGGGCGGAGAACAACGGGCGGCTGTCGATGTTCGACCTGGACGCCTCCACCGTCACCGGCGAGCACGGACTGGAACTGGCCACCGTCCAGCCCTACGCCGAGGTGGGCGCCGCCCTGGCGGCGCTGACCTTCGTCGTCCCCGAGGGCAGCGACGACCTCACCGAGCCCGCCGTCGGCTCCGGGCCGTTCGTGCTCGGCGACGGCGACGACACCACCGCCGTACTGGAACGCAACGACGACTGGTGGGGGCCCGAGCCCCGGGTCGACCGCCTGGAGATCATCGCCATGGCCGACCCGGCCGCCCGCGCCGCGGCGGTGGCCTCCGGGCAGGCCGACGTCGCGGGCAGCGTCAGCCCGGCCGCCGCGGGCGAGCACGGCGGCACCGGCGGACTGCAGGTGGTGCACCGGCCCGCGGCGGTGAACTACCCCCTCGTCATGGACCTGGGCAGCGAGCCCTTCGACGACCCCGGCGTCCGCGAGGCCGTCAAACTCGCCGTGGACCGCGAGCAGCTGGTGGAGACGGTCTTCCTCGGCCACGGGCAGGTCGGCGCCGACATCGTCAGCCCCGCCGACCCCTCCGCGCCCGACGCCGCCCCGGTCGACCGCGACGTGGAGCGGGCGCGCGAGCTGCTCGCCGACGCCGGGCACGGCGACGGGCTCTCCCTCACCCTGCACACCACCAACTCCTACCCCGGCATGGAGGAGGCCGCGGTGCTGGTCGCCGAGCAGCTCCAGGAGGCCGGCGTCGACGTCCAGGTCGAGGTGGTCCCGCCCGACACCTACTGGGCCGAGGTGTGGAACGTCGAGCCGTTCTACCTCAACAGCCTGGGAGGCAGCGGGTTCGTCGACTTCGCCCGGATGGCGCTGGTCTCCGACGGCCCCATCAACGAGACCGGGTGGAACGACGAGGAGTGGGACGCCGACTTCGCCGAGGCGCTGGCCACCGCCGACGCCGACGAGCGCCGCGACCGCCTCGCCGGCCTGCAGCAGCGCCTCGCCGACGAGGGCGGCTACGTGGTGTGGGGCACCGGCGACGGGCTCGACCTCGCCACGGAGGCGGTGAGCGGCCTGCCCACCGGCCCCGGCTTCCACCGGCTGTTCATCGACCAGGCCGGCGTGGGCGGCTGA
- a CDS encoding ABC transporter ATP-binding protein — protein sequence MTTGDGTGLLARGIEVADARGRRIVGPLDLRAPAGRVVAVVGESGGGKTSAVLAALDALAPGLRRVGGTTLWNGRPVPYGRAARRWRRSTVGWLGQDPVGDLHPLRTVAALVAEGCPGLRGGERDRAVARVLEDLGLEPGLRHRRPHELSGGQAQRVALARAAVGAPPLLVLDEPTSGLDPATVELVAALLERRRADPGAAALVVSHDRSFVERVADDVVEVGPRRTARRPAPAAPARRPGRRAVLAARGLTLDVPGGRVLLDGADLEVGEGEFVAVLGPSGSGKSTLLRALAGLHPPRSGTVEVNGREAPPRVRERDRALLRAVQFVGQDPAGALNPAHRAATALARTARLLRGMPPAEAAAAAARLLEDVGLPAEAARRRPGRLSGGQRQRVAIARALAADPDVVLADEITSALDAATARGVLDLLDGLRAAHGTALVVATHDRAVAARADRVLAVDPERRALVPQRWPRPAAASAAGRPDRARHGTAADLS from the coding sequence ATGACCACCGGGGACGGGACGGGGCTGCTGGCCCGCGGGATCGAGGTGGCCGACGCGCGGGGACGGCGGATCGTCGGACCGCTGGACCTGCGCGCCCCCGCGGGGCGGGTCGTCGCCGTGGTGGGCGAGTCGGGCGGCGGCAAGACCAGCGCGGTGCTGGCCGCGCTGGACGCGCTCGCCCCCGGGCTGCGCCGGGTCGGCGGCACGACGCTGTGGAACGGCCGCCCGGTGCCTTACGGGCGGGCCGCGCGCCGCTGGCGCAGGAGCACCGTCGGGTGGCTCGGCCAGGACCCGGTCGGCGACCTGCACCCCCTGCGCACGGTCGCGGCCCTGGTCGCCGAGGGCTGCCCCGGCCTGCGCGGCGGCGAACGCGACCGGGCGGTCGCCCGCGTGCTGGAGGACCTCGGCCTGGAGCCCGGGCTGCGCCACCGCCGCCCGCACGAGCTGTCCGGCGGCCAGGCCCAGCGGGTCGCGCTGGCCCGCGCGGCCGTGGGCGCGCCCCCGCTGCTCGTCCTGGACGAGCCGACCAGCGGACTGGACCCGGCGACGGTGGAACTGGTGGCCGCCCTGCTGGAGCGGCGGCGCGCCGACCCGGGCGCGGCCGCCCTCGTCGTCTCCCACGACCGCTCCTTCGTCGAACGGGTCGCCGACGACGTGGTCGAGGTCGGCCCGCGGCGGACCGCGCGCCGTCCCGCCCCCGCCGCCCCGGCGCGGCGTCCCGGGCGGCGCGCCGTCCTCGCGGCGCGCGGCCTGACCCTGGACGTGCCGGGCGGGCGGGTGCTGCTGGACGGGGCGGACCTGGAGGTGGGGGAGGGGGAGTTCGTGGCCGTCCTCGGCCCCTCCGGCAGCGGCAAGTCCACCCTGCTGCGCGCCCTGGCCGGACTCCACCCGCCGCGCTCGGGAACGGTCGAGGTGAACGGCCGGGAGGCGCCGCCCCGGGTGCGCGAGCGGGACCGCGCGCTGCTGCGCGCGGTGCAGTTCGTCGGGCAGGACCCGGCGGGCGCGCTCAACCCCGCGCACCGGGCGGCGACCGCGCTGGCGCGGACCGCGCGCCTGCTGCGCGGGATGCCGCCCGCCGAGGCCGCCGCGGCCGCGGCGCGCCTGCTGGAGGACGTCGGCCTGCCCGCGGAGGCGGCGCGCCGCCGCCCCGGCCGGCTCTCCGGCGGCCAGCGCCAGCGCGTCGCAATCGCGCGGGCGCTGGCCGCCGACCCCGACGTGGTCCTGGCCGACGAGATCACCTCGGCCCTGGACGCCGCGACCGCCCGGGGCGTCCTCGACCTGCTGGACGGGCTGCGCGCGGCGCACGGCACGGCCCTCGTCGTGGCCACCCACGACCGCGCGGTGGCCGCCCGCGCCGACCGGGTGCTCGCCGTGGACCCCGAGCGGCGGGCGCTCGTCCCCCAGCGGTGGCCCCGCCCGGCCGCGGCCAGCGCGGCGGGACGCCCCGACCGGGCGCGGCACGGCACCGCGGCCGACCTTTCCTGA
- a CDS encoding ABC transporter ATP-binding protein, translating to MIRAFLDALGPDHARPVRNRLLLTAAVSALQGVLLALLVPVFAALLGPGPEAALPWLAALLAVTAGYAVLRSVSLYLNFTLGGSISRGLHRRIGDHVARLPLGWFTGARLGELNRIATDGVSRTMQVPVHILPPLSDAVITPAVALVGLAVFDWRLAAAAAVAALPLWAAFRRSNAAVARNDAARDAAADEAAGRVLEYARAQPVLRAFGRLDQGHAALEESLRGEHAAVRRLLLRAVPAMFAFGFLARLAFGALLAVAVLLALDAQTPAPLLVALLVPVARCAHAVAGAAELGGALRMAETGLRRINEVLAAEPLPEPDRPRRPERFDVEFDSVSFRHDDGTQALSDVSFHVPEGSVTALVGPSGAGKTTAARLLARFHDATGGAVRIGGVDVRDIGSEELSRHVAMVFQDVYLFDATIADNIRLARPGADGAELERVARLSGLDRVVAELPDGWDTRVGEGGTALSGGQKQRVSIARALLKDAPVVVLDEATAALDAENEAVVSAAVTELARERTVIVIAHRMATVRAADRIVFLDGGRVAEQGAPGELAAANGRYAEFLHARQKALGWRLTAAAST from the coding sequence GTGATCCGCGCGTTCCTCGACGCACTCGGACCCGACCACGCCCGGCCGGTCCGCAACCGCCTGCTGCTCACCGCGGCCGTCTCCGCGCTCCAGGGCGTGCTGCTGGCCCTGCTGGTGCCGGTGTTCGCGGCCCTGCTGGGCCCCGGCCCCGAGGCCGCGCTGCCGTGGCTGGCGGCCCTGCTCGCCGTCACCGCCGGCTACGCGGTGCTGCGGTCGGTCAGCCTCTACCTGAACTTCACCCTCGGCGGCAGCATCTCCCGGGGACTGCACCGCCGCATCGGCGACCACGTGGCGCGCCTGCCGCTGGGCTGGTTCACCGGGGCCCGCCTCGGCGAGCTGAACCGGATCGCCACCGACGGGGTCTCGCGCACCATGCAGGTGCCGGTGCACATCCTGCCGCCGCTGTCGGACGCGGTCATCACCCCCGCCGTGGCACTGGTCGGCCTGGCCGTGTTCGACTGGCGGCTCGCGGCGGCCGCCGCCGTCGCCGCCCTGCCGCTGTGGGCGGCGTTCCGCCGCAGCAACGCGGCCGTGGCGCGCAACGACGCCGCCCGCGACGCCGCCGCCGACGAAGCCGCCGGGCGGGTGCTGGAGTACGCCCGCGCCCAGCCGGTGCTGCGTGCCTTCGGCCGCCTCGACCAGGGGCACGCGGCCTTGGAGGAGTCCCTGCGCGGCGAGCACGCCGCCGTGCGCCGCCTGCTCCTGCGCGCCGTCCCCGCCATGTTCGCGTTCGGCTTCCTGGCCCGCCTGGCTTTCGGCGCGCTGCTGGCCGTGGCCGTCCTGCTCGCGCTCGACGCCCAGACCCCCGCACCGCTGCTGGTGGCGCTGCTCGTGCCGGTCGCCCGCTGCGCCCACGCGGTGGCCGGCGCGGCCGAACTCGGCGGGGCGCTGCGCATGGCCGAGACCGGCCTGCGCCGCATCAACGAGGTGCTGGCCGCCGAGCCGCTGCCCGAACCGGACCGCCCGCGCCGCCCCGAACGCTTCGACGTGGAGTTCGACTCCGTCAGCTTCCGCCACGACGACGGCACCCAGGCCCTGTCCGACGTGTCGTTCCACGTCCCCGAGGGGTCGGTGACCGCGCTGGTGGGGCCGTCGGGGGCGGGCAAGACCACCGCGGCCCGCCTCCTGGCCCGCTTCCACGACGCCACCGGCGGCGCCGTGCGGATCGGCGGCGTCGACGTCCGCGACATCGGCAGCGAGGAACTGTCGCGCCACGTCGCCATGGTGTTCCAGGACGTCTACCTGTTCGACGCCACCATCGCCGACAACATCCGCCTGGCCCGCCCCGGCGCCGACGGCGCCGAACTGGAGCGCGTCGCCCGCCTGTCCGGACTGGACCGCGTCGTCGCCGAACTGCCCGACGGGTGGGACACCCGCGTCGGCGAGGGCGGCACCGCGCTGTCGGGCGGGCAGAAGCAGCGCGTCTCCATCGCCCGCGCGCTGCTCAAGGACGCCCCCGTCGTCGTCCTGGACGAGGCCACCGCCGCCCTGGACGCGGAGAACGAGGCCGTCGTCTCCGCCGCCGTCACCGAACTGGCCCGCGAACGCACCGTCATCGTCATCGCGCACCGCATGGCGACCGTCCGCGCCGCCGACCGGATCGTCTTCCTCGACGGCGGCCGCGTCGCGGAGCAGGGCGCCCCCGGCGAGCTGGCCGCCGCGAACGGCCGCTACGCCGAGTTCCTGCACGCCAGGCAGAAGGCGCTCGGCTGGCGGCTGACCGCCGCCGCGAGCACCTGA
- a CDS encoding ABC transporter permease, with amino-acid sequence MPDTVKAAAPSPSSGGGAARAAALAAARTGLLLAAASIAVFAATDVLPGDAAWTRAAPGATEEQVAELRAQLGLDRPAWRRYADWVGGLLTGDAGTSLVNGRPVADAVAQRAAATAALVAGALAVAAPLMLALGWWAGAARRVRAAATAVLTGAAAVPTAVAASGLAALLSGTLGLLPAVSLLAPGASPLDSPELLVLPVLSVALPTALFGAGLLSGAVADALRRPHVADARRRGRPAWAVACVDVLPFVLAPFVRVVAVSAGGLVAATTVVETLFGYPGLGSLLVSAVATRDVPVVQAVAMLAALVVLAGLLAADLVAAAVDPRRGGAPREAR; translated from the coding sequence ATGCCGGACACCGTGAAGGCCGCCGCCCCCTCCCCCTCCTCCGGGGGCGGCGCGGCCCGTGCCGCGGCGCTGGCCGCCGCGCGCACGGGCCTGCTCCTCGCCGCGGCCTCGATCGCGGTGTTCGCGGCCACCGACGTGCTGCCCGGGGACGCCGCGTGGACGCGCGCCGCCCCCGGGGCCACCGAGGAGCAGGTCGCCGAGCTGCGCGCGCAGCTCGGCCTGGACCGTCCGGCCTGGCGGCGCTACGCCGACTGGGTCGGCGGCCTGCTCACCGGCGACGCGGGGACCTCACTGGTCAACGGGCGGCCCGTCGCCGACGCCGTCGCCCAGCGGGCCGCGGCGACCGCCGCGCTCGTCGCCGGCGCGCTGGCGGTGGCGGCCCCCCTCATGCTGGCCCTGGGCTGGTGGGCCGGGGCGGCCCGGCGCGTCCGGGCGGCGGCCACCGCCGTCCTCACCGGGGCCGCGGCGGTCCCGACGGCCGTGGCCGCCAGCGGCCTGGCCGCGCTGCTGTCGGGAACCCTGGGACTGCTGCCCGCGGTCTCGCTCCTGGCACCGGGGGCCTCCCCGCTGGACAGCCCCGAGCTGCTGGTGCTGCCGGTGCTGTCGGTGGCGCTGCCCACGGCGCTGTTCGGCGCGGGTCTGCTGTCGGGGGCGGTGGCCGACGCCCTGCGCCGGCCGCACGTCGCCGACGCGCGCCGCCGGGGCCGCCCCGCCTGGGCCGTGGCCTGCGTCGACGTGCTGCCGTTCGTGCTGGCCCCGTTCGTGCGCGTGGTGGCGGTCAGCGCCGGGGGGCTCGTCGCCGCCACCACGGTCGTGGAGACGCTGTTCGGCTACCCCGGCCTGGGATCGCTGCTGGTCTCCGCGGTAGCCACCCGCGACGTCCCGGTCGTCCAGGCCGTCGCGATGCTGGCCGCGCTGGTCGTCCTCGCCGGACTGCTCGCCGCCGACCTCGTCGCCGCGGCGGTGGACCCCCGCCGCGGCGGAGCGCCCCGGGAGGCGCGGTGA
- a CDS encoding ABC transporter ATP-binding protein, which translates to MTRNADTAPPAGAADPPPGSRREPGPLAALLAGVRGRIGAAVALQAAASALGLLPLVVVVELGRTLLDGGAVDAGRAWTLVALALAAAVAALAAGYASTLVGHLADNDMQLGVRLALAARLARVPLGWFTARGSGRVKKALHDDIGEVHSLVAHTLPDLAAVLTAPVVALVYLFAVDWRLALVAAALAAAGTALFARAMSGSMRKMAEYAAAMNDINTGAVEFIDGIAVVKHFGGHRRAHERYVRAADRFAAFFTDWSRSTMAPSVASFLVLSPVMATVAVTAAGTASAALGWSRPLDVAACALLAPALCAPMNVIGSRVQQIQAAAAAARRVHALLHAPVLARQGTARPDGARVVFDDVRFSYPAEDGGEAAEVLHGVDLVLEPGTVTALVGPSGAGKTTLATLPARFHDVTGGAVRVGGADVRDMPADALYRTVGFVFQDARLLRGSIADNIALGRPSASRAEIEAAARAARVADRVERLPRGYDSVVGEDAHLSGGEVQRVCVARALLADTPVLVLDEATAASDPVAEAAVQDALSTLARGRTVLVVAHRLATVTGADRIAVMDGGRIVETGTHAELLEREGRYAALWRAQQTPAPREGAPR; encoded by the coding sequence ATGACCCGGAACGCCGACACGGCGCCCCCCGCAGGCGCGGCGGACCCGCCCCCCGGATCCCGCCGGGAGCCGGGACCGCTGGCCGCGCTGCTCGCCGGCGTCAGGGGCCGCATCGGGGCGGCGGTGGCCCTGCAGGCCGCCGCCAGCGCGCTGGGCCTGCTGCCGCTCGTGGTCGTGGTCGAACTCGGCCGCACCCTCCTGGACGGCGGGGCCGTCGACGCGGGCCGCGCCTGGACGCTGGTCGCCCTCGCCCTCGCCGCGGCCGTCGCCGCCCTGGCCGCCGGATACGCCTCCACCCTGGTCGGCCACCTCGCCGACAACGACATGCAGTTGGGCGTCCGGCTCGCCCTGGCCGCCCGCCTGGCCCGGGTCCCGCTCGGCTGGTTCACCGCGCGCGGGTCGGGCCGGGTGAAGAAGGCCCTGCACGACGACATCGGCGAGGTGCACTCGCTGGTGGCGCACACGCTGCCCGACCTGGCCGCCGTGCTCACCGCACCGGTCGTGGCCCTGGTCTACCTGTTCGCCGTGGACTGGCGGCTCGCCCTGGTCGCGGCCGCCCTGGCCGCGGCCGGGACGGCGCTGTTCGCCCGCGCCATGTCGGGGTCGATGCGCAAGATGGCCGAGTACGCGGCCGCCATGAACGACATCAACACCGGGGCGGTGGAGTTCATCGACGGCATCGCCGTGGTCAAGCACTTCGGCGGCCACCGCCGCGCCCACGAGCGCTACGTCCGCGCCGCCGACCGCTTCGCCGCGTTCTTCACCGACTGGTCCCGCTCCACGATGGCGCCGTCGGTCGCCTCCTTCCTGGTGCTGTCCCCGGTGATGGCGACCGTCGCGGTCACCGCCGCGGGAACCGCGAGCGCCGCGCTGGGCTGGAGCCGGCCGCTGGACGTCGCGGCGTGCGCGCTCCTCGCCCCGGCGCTGTGCGCGCCGATGAACGTCATCGGCTCGCGGGTCCAGCAGATCCAGGCCGCGGCCGCGGCGGCCCGCCGCGTCCACGCGCTCCTGCACGCACCCGTGCTCGCCCGGCAGGGCACGGCCCGGCCCGACGGGGCGCGCGTGGTCTTCGACGACGTGCGCTTCTCCTACCCCGCTGAGGACGGCGGCGAGGCCGCCGAGGTCCTCCACGGCGTCGACCTGGTACTGGAACCCGGAACGGTCACCGCCCTGGTCGGTCCCTCCGGGGCGGGCAAGACCACCCTGGCCACCCTCCCGGCCCGCTTCCACGACGTCACCGGCGGCGCCGTCCGCGTCGGCGGCGCCGACGTCCGCGACATGCCCGCCGACGCGCTCTACCGCACCGTGGGCTTCGTCTTCCAGGACGCCCGGCTGCTGCGCGGGTCGATCGCCGACAACATCGCCCTGGGCCGCCCGTCCGCCTCGCGCGCCGAGATCGAGGCGGCGGCCCGCGCGGCCCGCGTCGCCGACCGCGTCGAACGCCTGCCCCGCGGCTACGACTCGGTCGTCGGCGAGGACGCCCACCTATCGGGGGGAGAGGTCCAGCGCGTCTGCGTCGCCCGGGCGCTGCTCGCCGACACCCCCGTGCTCGTGCTGGACGAGGCCACCGCGGCCAGCGACCCGGTGGCGGAGGCCGCCGTCCAGGACGCGCTCAGCACGCTCGCCCGGGGCCGCACCGTCCTGGTGGTCGCCCACCGCCTGGCCACCGTCACCGGCGCGGACCGGATCGCCGTCATGGACGGCGGCCGGATCGTCGAGACCGGCACCCACGCCGAACTGCTGGAGCGGGAAGGACGCTACGCCGCCCTGTGGCGCGCCCAGCAGACCCCCGCCCCCAGGGAAGGAGCCCCCCGGTGA
- a CDS encoding ABC transporter permease subunit, whose product MRGAAAAAVAAALLGAAVGGPLLAPHDPTAVVAAAWQAPGPGHPFGADGLGRDVWSRVLAGGRDLVATAAAAALAASAVGVAGGLAAGWGGRLADRVLTGAADLLLAVPSLLLALVVAVAVPGRAAVVAATVCGGAPLTLRVVRDAVRGVRHAGYVEAAWTRGERPAAVLVREVLPAVRGLVAADLGLRLVIAVQVASALGLLGFGASPPAPDWALMLRENMPGVAANPAAVAAPAAALGLVTVALALTVQAAARHDGRAE is encoded by the coding sequence GTGAGAGGCGCGGCGGCCGCCGCGGTGGCGGCGGCACTGCTGGGCGCAGCGGTCGGCGGCCCGCTGCTCGCCCCGCACGACCCGACCGCCGTCGTGGCCGCGGCCTGGCAGGCCCCCGGGCCCGGCCACCCGTTCGGCGCCGACGGCCTGGGCCGCGACGTGTGGTCGCGGGTGCTCGCAGGCGGACGCGACCTCGTCGCCACCGCGGCCGCGGCCGCGCTGGCCGCCTCAGCGGTGGGGGTGGCCGGGGGACTGGCCGCGGGCTGGGGCGGGCGGCTCGCGGACCGGGTGCTGACCGGTGCGGCCGATCTGCTGCTGGCCGTCCCCTCCCTGCTGCTGGCCCTGGTCGTCGCCGTCGCCGTCCCGGGCCGGGCCGCGGTCGTGGCGGCGACCGTCTGCGGAGGCGCGCCCCTGACGCTGCGCGTGGTCCGCGACGCCGTCCGCGGCGTCCGCCACGCGGGCTACGTCGAGGCGGCGTGGACGCGGGGGGAGCGCCCCGCCGCCGTGCTCGTGCGCGAGGTGCTGCCCGCCGTGCGCGGACTGGTCGCCGCCGACCTGGGGCTGCGCCTGGTCATCGCGGTGCAGGTCGCCTCGGCGCTGGGCCTGCTGGGCTTCGGGGCGTCCCCGCCCGCCCCCGACTGGGCGCTGATGCTGCGGGAGAACATGCCCGGTGTCGCGGCCAACCCGGCGGCGGTCGCCGCCCCCGCGGCGGCGCTGGGACTGGTGACCGTGGCACTGGCACTGACGGTCCAGGCGGCCGCGCGGCACGACGGGAGGGCGGAATGA
- a CDS encoding cytochrome P450 yields MTPPPDSAAPEENSAVVFPIARSCPFAPPDGYADLREARPLTRAAIPGGKEAWLVTRHADVRAALAHPAASSDARHPAFPALGDGEQAVAAELRPFIRMDPPEHTRVRRMLIGEFTVKRVRELRPAVEEICEEQVRHLLSRPRPADLVGDYANRVSTTVICRLLGVPTEDLEFFRRVTSVSGSRSSTAEEVRAALAGLFGLLDKLVDAKAADPRDDLISRLVTGPLARGEISRQSLLSQIGITLNAGHETSRNMIPLAALALLRHPDQLELLRSEPHRWPDAVEELLRHLSVADVIPLRVAADDIELDGATIPAGDGFIALLAAANRDPRAFDRPDTLDITRPERHHVAFGYGPHQCVGQNLGRLELEVALRVLFDRVPTLRLAVPVEELPTRSASAIFGLEEVPVRW; encoded by the coding sequence ATGACCCCACCGCCGGACTCCGCCGCACCGGAGGAGAACTCCGCCGTCGTCTTCCCCATCGCCCGCTCCTGCCCCTTCGCCCCGCCCGACGGCTACGCCGACCTGCGGGAGGCGCGGCCGCTGACCCGGGCCGCGATCCCCGGCGGCAAGGAGGCGTGGCTGGTGACCCGGCACGCCGACGTGCGCGCCGCGCTGGCGCACCCCGCCGCCAGCTCCGACGCCCGCCACCCGGCGTTCCCCGCGCTCGGCGACGGCGAGCAGGCGGTGGCCGCCGAACTGCGGCCGTTCATCCGGATGGACCCGCCCGAGCACACCCGCGTCCGCCGCATGCTCATCGGCGAGTTCACCGTCAAGCGCGTCCGCGAACTGCGCCCCGCCGTCGAGGAGATCTGCGAGGAGCAGGTGCGCCACCTGCTCTCCCGGCCGCGCCCCGCCGACCTCGTCGGCGACTACGCCAACCGCGTCTCCACCACGGTGATCTGCCGCCTGCTCGGCGTGCCCACCGAGGACCTGGAGTTCTTCCGGCGCGTCACCTCGGTCTCCGGCAGCCGCTCCAGCACCGCCGAGGAGGTCAGGGCCGCGCTCGCCGGACTGTTCGGCCTGCTGGACAAGCTCGTCGACGCCAAGGCCGCCGACCCGCGCGACGACCTCATCAGCCGCCTGGTCACCGGACCGCTGGCCCGGGGGGAGATCTCCCGGCAGTCGCTGCTGTCGCAGATCGGGATCACCCTCAACGCCGGGCACGAGACCTCCCGCAACATGATCCCGCTGGCCGCGCTCGCCCTGCTGCGCCACCCCGACCAGCTGGAGCTGCTGCGCTCCGAACCCCACAGGTGGCCCGACGCCGTGGAGGAGCTGCTGCGCCACCTGTCGGTCGCCGACGTCATCCCGCTGCGCGTGGCCGCCGACGACATCGAACTGGACGGGGCGACGATCCCCGCCGGCGACGGCTTCATCGCGCTGCTCGCCGCCGCCAACCGCGACCCGCGGGCCTTCGACCGCCCCGACACCCTCGACATCACCCGCCCCGAACGCCACCACGTGGCGTTCGGCTACGGCCCCCACCAGTGCGTCGGCCAGAACCTGGGGCGCCTGGAACTGGAGGTCGCGCTGCGCGTCCTGTTCGACCGGGTGCCGACGCTGCGGCTCGCCGTCCCGGTCGAGGAGCTGCCGACCAGGTCCGCCTCCGCCATCTTCGGCCTGGAGGAGGTGCCGGTCCGGTGGTGA
- a CDS encoding ferredoxin has translation MSPDPARPLRLRADTGVCAGAGQCARVAPDLFDQGDDGLVVLRRADADGPARDRALLAADLCPSGALRVTDPA, from the coding sequence GTGAGCCCCGACCCCGCGCGGCCGCTGCGGCTGCGCGCCGACACCGGGGTGTGCGCGGGAGCCGGGCAGTGCGCCCGCGTGGCCCCCGACCTGTTCGACCAGGGCGACGACGGACTGGTCGTCCTGCGGCGCGCCGACGCCGACGGCCCCGCCCGCGACCGCGCGCTGCTGGCCGCCGACCTGTGCCCCTCCGGCGCGCTGCGCGTGACCGACCCCGCCTGA